A single window of Oligoflexus sp. DNA harbors:
- a CDS encoding DUF5060 domain-containing protein — MRHTLWIVLGMLLGSSFQAKAADLVDGFEDTLVWEVKEWGDGAQLSLSTEHATQGQKSLEVKLDPNNKKPDNKGLFLRRGFSGRPENLKAVEVDIFNGLGKPIEMAMAVEADEYYETPKVKLQAGLNRNVRVDLLAPKFKAASSNWEYKTAIKKGAAIGNAFFVFYSGDIREGKIWLDNVRVNEWGNSLVLLRQRSSPRGAPGKLKVMDAPATVKVGTKYEVTLNFDSLYHNPFDPDEIAVDGVFNSPSGRQLRMPGFLAKGDVNLKDPVTDGVWKLRITPDEAGAWTFKVLVKNARGTTESGLQRFTVDNAPFKGFLRVDAKDPHYFSFDDGSFYYPLGQNVGWDSDENYKKIFAAMGQTGQNWSRVWMSNWSFGLEWKEMGFFRGLGNYNLVNAERLDRLLDLAAQNGIYLQLVFDFHGAFSSKVNPEWMNNPYNKSNGGLLAKADDFWTDPKARELYKRRLRYIVARWGFSPQVMAWEFFNEINFSDNFEPEKETAWLKDMSAWLKSMDPHKHMITTSYYDYYNKKTYELPTIDYTQYHAYQKRVVKTMQAVVERFRHFNKPFFFAEFGGNSADGVDDADKKGIFLHAGIWSQAMQPTGGNAMPWWWNTHIAPNDLYYHWKALANYLDGIDRRGKDWQTVREEWVIQRRLGLDEKLVFQGLRSTDLMLGWVADSRAFQAADGGSPKDWSKIQFKVEIPKDGFFAVEYWDTIKGTVIGKADMKSREGRLYLTLPDFKNDIAFKVIRTKDPSSLAGTP; from the coding sequence ATGCGCCATACTCTTTGGATAGTCCTGGGGATGCTCCTGGGCAGCAGCTTTCAAGCAAAGGCCGCGGATCTGGTCGATGGATTCGAAGACACGCTCGTTTGGGAAGTGAAAGAGTGGGGGGATGGGGCTCAGCTCAGCCTCAGCACCGAGCATGCAACCCAGGGACAGAAGTCGCTGGAGGTGAAGCTCGATCCCAATAACAAAAAGCCGGACAATAAGGGTTTGTTTCTCAGGCGCGGATTCAGCGGCCGTCCCGAGAATCTGAAGGCCGTGGAGGTCGATATCTTCAATGGCCTCGGGAAACCGATTGAAATGGCCATGGCCGTGGAAGCGGATGAATACTATGAAACGCCAAAAGTTAAGCTTCAGGCAGGTCTGAATCGCAATGTCCGTGTGGATCTGCTGGCGCCTAAATTCAAAGCGGCCTCGTCGAACTGGGAATACAAAACCGCCATCAAAAAAGGTGCGGCGATCGGCAACGCCTTCTTCGTTTTTTATTCGGGTGATATCCGTGAAGGGAAGATCTGGCTGGATAATGTCCGCGTGAATGAATGGGGCAATAGCCTCGTCCTTCTGCGGCAAAGATCAAGCCCTCGTGGGGCCCCGGGGAAGCTGAAAGTTATGGATGCTCCTGCCACGGTCAAGGTCGGTACCAAATACGAAGTGACTTTAAATTTTGACAGCCTATATCACAACCCCTTTGATCCGGATGAGATTGCGGTGGATGGGGTCTTCAACTCTCCGAGTGGACGTCAGCTGCGTATGCCAGGGTTTTTGGCGAAAGGCGATGTGAACCTGAAGGATCCCGTCACTGATGGTGTATGGAAGCTGCGCATCACGCCGGATGAAGCCGGGGCCTGGACGTTCAAAGTATTGGTGAAAAACGCGCGCGGGACTACCGAGTCCGGCTTGCAGCGTTTTACTGTGGATAATGCGCCCTTTAAAGGTTTTTTGCGCGTTGATGCCAAGGATCCTCATTACTTCAGTTTTGATGACGGGAGTTTTTATTATCCGCTGGGCCAGAACGTGGGTTGGGATTCGGATGAAAATTATAAGAAAATTTTTGCCGCGATGGGCCAGACGGGTCAGAACTGGTCGCGGGTTTGGATGTCCAACTGGAGTTTCGGCCTTGAGTGGAAGGAGATGGGCTTTTTCCGCGGGCTTGGCAACTATAACCTTGTGAATGCCGAGCGTTTGGATCGACTGCTGGACCTGGCGGCGCAGAATGGAATCTATCTGCAGCTGGTCTTTGATTTTCATGGGGCCTTCAGCAGCAAGGTGAACCCGGAGTGGATGAATAACCCCTATAATAAGTCGAACGGCGGGCTGTTGGCCAAGGCTGACGATTTCTGGACCGATCCCAAGGCGCGTGAGCTTTATAAAAGGCGGCTGCGCTATATCGTGGCGCGCTGGGGCTTTAGTCCGCAGGTGATGGCCTGGGAATTTTTCAATGAGATCAATTTCAGCGATAACTTTGAGCCGGAGAAAGAAACGGCCTGGCTCAAGGACATGAGCGCCTGGCTGAAGTCGATGGATCCGCATAAGCATATGATCACGACCTCCTATTATGATTATTATAATAAAAAGACTTACGAGCTGCCGACCATTGATTACACGCAGTATCATGCCTATCAAAAGCGGGTTGTGAAGACCATGCAGGCGGTTGTCGAACGCTTCCGACATTTCAATAAACCCTTTTTCTTCGCGGAATTCGGCGGGAATTCGGCGGATGGCGTGGATGATGCCGATAAAAAAGGCATCTTCCTGCATGCCGGGATCTGGTCGCAGGCCATGCAGCCGACCGGCGGCAACGCCATGCCCTGGTGGTGGAATACGCACATTGCTCCCAACGATCTTTATTATCATTGGAAGGCCCTTGCGAATTATCTGGATGGAATTGATCGTCGCGGCAAGGACTGGCAGACTGTCCGTGAAGAATGGGTGATTCAGCGGCGTCTCGGACTTGATGAAAAGCTTGTTTTCCAGGGTCTTCGCAGCACCGATCTGATGCTCGGCTGGGTTGCGGATAGCCGAGCGTTTCAGGCTGCCGATGGCGGGTCGCCCAAGGATTGGAGTAAGATCCAGTTCAAGGTCGAGATTCCCAAGGATGGTTTTTTTGCCGTTGAATACTGGGACACCATCAAGGGCACGGTGATTGGCAAGGCGGATATGAAGTCGCGTGAAGGTCGCCTGTATCTGACGCTGCCTGATTTTAAGAACGATATCGCGTTTAAAGTGATCCGGACGAAGGATCCCTCAAGCCTGGCAGGAACCCCATGA
- a CDS encoding ABC transporter ATP-binding protein, which translates to MNDKAPEAWYWRIYRPHAKSFVGMTLFFILKSSCVWISPIIMARLIDIASSNDPNRWNWALGLGGLQIALVLINYPTALKSVQLQSRLSRGVSLDLRLQVCQRIHDLGFLQQARFREGKLYAKAIRDVEMIEQFPKVFLNQILSTGMSLLIILFSILWRAPEALWVFVASIPLAVFLRMHFLKNMQAISADYRLSFETMSTSLHNQISLNTITKAHGLEAYAMAQLKPRINDVYRVGQKFDFAAERMGAASFVSFTLVQVLFLLLSIWLCVKGSISVGDIVMFNSFFASISGSFMGLIGTLPLLSQMRESSRSLDELLTLPVAYEDAGQPLPHTHGHIEFRNVSFRYPESVSDAVHDINFSIVPGQAIAVVGPSGCGKSTLLALVLGFLKPQRGQILLDGFNLSSLNLRDYRQHIGVVTQDIALVTGTIFENVAYGKPGATETEVIEALREAEAWGFVSALPGGLQAMLGEDGIRLSGGQKQRLALARALIRNPRILVLDEATSALDVTLEDRLQKTLRRLMVGRTTFIVSHRSPTIVGCDQILIMDEGRVVARGTHEELLHTSAFYSQFAAGSERAAAAVS; encoded by the coding sequence ATGAACGACAAAGCCCCCGAAGCATGGTATTGGCGGATCTATCGACCACATGCCAAAAGCTTTGTGGGGATGACGCTGTTTTTCATTTTGAAATCCTCCTGCGTGTGGATCTCGCCGATTATCATGGCTAGGCTCATTGATATTGCGAGTTCCAATGATCCGAACCGCTGGAATTGGGCCTTGGGTTTGGGTGGTCTTCAGATTGCTTTGGTGCTGATTAACTATCCGACGGCTTTAAAATCGGTGCAGCTGCAAAGCCGTCTGTCGCGTGGGGTGAGTCTGGATCTGCGGCTGCAGGTTTGCCAACGGATTCATGATCTGGGGTTTTTGCAGCAGGCTCGCTTTCGCGAGGGGAAGCTCTATGCGAAGGCGATCCGTGATGTGGAGATGATCGAGCAGTTTCCCAAGGTGTTTTTGAATCAGATACTGTCCACGGGGATGTCTCTCCTTATTATTCTATTCAGTATACTCTGGCGCGCGCCGGAGGCACTTTGGGTGTTTGTCGCGTCCATTCCTTTGGCTGTTTTCCTGCGGATGCATTTTCTGAAGAACATGCAGGCGATTTCAGCAGATTATCGGCTGAGCTTTGAGACCATGTCGACCAGCCTGCATAATCAAATCAGTTTGAATACCATCACGAAAGCGCATGGATTGGAAGCCTATGCGATGGCTCAGCTGAAGCCGCGGATTAATGATGTTTACCGTGTGGGGCAGAAGTTTGATTTTGCTGCGGAACGGATGGGGGCGGCTAGTTTTGTCAGTTTTACTCTTGTTCAGGTGCTGTTCCTTCTGCTTTCCATTTGGCTCTGTGTGAAAGGGAGTATCAGCGTCGGTGATATTGTGATGTTTAATTCCTTCTTTGCCTCAATCAGCGGCTCTTTTATGGGATTGATCGGTACTTTGCCTTTGCTCTCGCAGATGCGGGAGTCGTCTCGTTCCCTGGATGAACTCCTGACCCTGCCTGTCGCATATGAAGACGCGGGCCAGCCCTTGCCGCATACGCATGGGCATATTGAATTTCGGAATGTCTCCTTCCGCTATCCAGAAAGTGTGTCGGATGCTGTGCATGATATCAACTTCTCGATAGTCCCCGGGCAGGCCATCGCCGTTGTTGGACCGAGTGGCTGCGGAAAGAGCACACTTTTAGCCTTGGTTTTAGGCTTCCTCAAGCCTCAACGCGGTCAGATCCTCCTTGATGGCTTCAACCTCAGCTCCCTCAACCTCCGCGACTATCGACAACACATCGGCGTCGTCACACAAGACATCGCCCTTGTCACCGGCACCATCTTCGAAAACGTTGCCTACGGCAAACCCGGCGCCACAGAAACCGAAGTCATAGAGGCCCTTCGCGAAGCCGAGGCCTGGGGCTTCGTCTCCGCCCTCCCAGGCGGCCTCCAGGCCATGCTCGGCGAAGACGGCATTCGCCTCAGCGGCGGGCAAAAACAACGCCTCGCCCTGGCCCGTGCTCTCATCCGCAACCCCCGCATCCTGGTCCTCGACGAAGCCACCTCCGCCCTGGATGTGACCCTCGAAGACCGGCTCCAGAAAACCCTCCGTCGCCTTATGGTCGGCCGCACGACCTTCATCGTATCCCACCGCAGCCCGACTATCGTTGGCTGCGATCAGATTCTCATCATGGATGAAGGGCGTGTGGTGGCGCGAGGGACTCATGAGGAGCTTTTGCATACCTCGGCGTTCTACTCGCAGTTTGCTGCTGGTTCCGAACGCGCAGCTGCGGCTGTGAGTTAG